ACAACAACTTGGGGTATTTCATTGTTGCCCTCCTTTCTGCTCGGTAATGTCCCCGGGGAACATTTCGCTCATTACATGCGCGACGGCAAATACAGCGCTATCTGCGGGAAAATGGTCAACAGGATTAGACTTATGATAAGAACTATCACAAAAGGTACAGTGCCTTTGCTGACTTCTTTCATTGGCGTCCCGGTAACCGACGTCAGGATAAAAAGATTCATCCCTACCGGCGGAGTAATCATGGCAATTTCAATGCACAGGGTGGACACTATGCCGATCCAAATCGGGTCAAAGCCATAGGCGACAAGGGTCGAAAAGATAAAAGGTATAGTCAAAATGATCATGCTCATCGGGTCAATAATCATGCCCAGGATAAACCATATGGCATAAACCATTATAATAATAAGCCATTTATTGGCAATAGTGCCCGTCATAAAGCTGGCCAGCTCCTGCGATATGCCCAGATAGCTTACCAAATAACTCAACGAAATGCCGCCAAACAATAGAAACATAACCATGCTGCTGCTTCTGGCCGTCGCTTTAAAAACATCTACCAGCACCCCGCTGCTAAATTTTTTGTTAATGGCAATTATTATCAATGCTCCAATTACTCCTACACCGGCCATTTCCGTCGGAGTAGCGATACCCAGATACAAAACAGACAAAATCAAAACGATCAAGGCGATGGGAGGGGACATCAGCAACAGGTCTTTCTTCAGCTCAGCCAGCTTAAACTTATCCAGGTCAACAGGCGGGCTCTCATCCTGTTGTCCTGCATTTTCCGTCCCGGCTCCCACGAGCTTTGGGTTCAGCTTCGCTCTTAACAAAATAAACATAATGAGCAAGAAGCTGTTTAACAGCCCTGGCAGTATACCAGCCATAA
The Peptococcaceae bacterium genome window above contains:
- a CDS encoding TRAP transporter large permease subunit; the encoded protein is MAFVETLLLLALLLFIIIVVGTPVAFAIGFVAVTGIYFLLPPSHFIQIGNVVYSEGTNINQLIVPLFLLMAEFLAQGGIASDLFTVLSKWLKKVKSGLGVGAVLACTIFAALCGSSPATAAAVGRISIKEMVKRNWNENFAIGLVAAGGTIGIMVPPSIPLAIFGIITETSIVKLFMAGILPGLLNSFLLIMFILLRAKLNPKLVGAGTENAGQQDESPPVDLDKFKLAELKKDLLLMSPPIALIVLILSVLYLGIATPTEMAGVGVIGALIIIAINKKFSSGVLVDVFKATARSSSMVMFLLFGGISLSYLVSYLGISQELASFMTGTIANKWLIIIMVYAIWFILGMIIDPMSMIILTIPFIFSTLVAYGFDPIWIGIVSTLCIEIAMITPPVGMNLFILTSVTGTPMKEVSKGTVPFVIVLIISLILLTIFPQIALYLPSRM